In a single window of the Macrobrachium rosenbergii isolate ZJJX-2024 chromosome 35, ASM4041242v1, whole genome shotgun sequence genome:
- the LOC136856405 gene encoding small ribosomal subunit protein mS40-like yields the protein MNRSLLIGCSRILGLGHVMKTTSAQTVPGCLLPRCSLYTSAKLRQEAAEEAGEAGEETAKQEIDPKKDRSRVIPVEMSIRYLQSSAYKTTYGDDPVWKKYRRNFKGQFPPKKTRKTCIRNNQISTGSPCPICRDEYLVVDYQNVELLKQFISPYTGAILPDSKTNICQKRLRELRIAVEKARDYGLLTFDVPFREYDYSEYYDSQQKKQ from the exons ATGAATCGCTCGTTGTTAATCGGTTGCTCGAGGATTCTAGGTCTCGGTCATGTTATGAAAACGACCAGTGCTCAAACA GTTCCAGGATGCTTGCTCCCACGCTGCAGTCTTTACACTAGTGCCAAGTTGAGGCAggaagcagcagaagaagcaggagaagcaGGAGAAGAAACTGCCAAGCAAGAGATCGACCCCAAAAAAGACAGGAGTCGAGTTATACCGGTCGAGATGAGCATCCGCTATTTGCAGAGCAGTG CTTACAAAACAACTTACGGGGACGACCCAGTCTGGAAGAAGTACCGAAGGAATTTCAAGGGTCAGTTTCCTccgaagaaaacgagaaaaacttGCATT CGCAACAATCAGATATCCACTGGGAGCCCGTGCCCAATCTGTCGTGACGAGTATCTTGTTGTGGATTATCAGAATGTAGAACTCCTGAAGCAGTTCATCTCCCCATACACAGGAGCGATTCTTCCTGACTC aAAAACCAATATCTGTCAGAAAAGACTGAGAGAGCTCAGAATAGCCGTTGAAAAGGCACGGGACTACGGCCTTTTGACTTTCGACGTGCCCTTCCGAGAATACGATTATTCTGAATATTACGATTCGCAGCAGAAGAAACAGTAG